The following coding sequences are from one Luteimonas sp. S4-F44 window:
- a CDS encoding group III truncated hemoglobin: MPDSSYAAPRPSLCTEEEVILLVHAFYARVRADAQLGPVFEAHVEDWSAHLALLIDFWSAMLRGTRRFRGAPVQRHMRLDGLDEAMFARWLALFRQTTAALGNAPMQQLANEMAERVAATFLARYRDARG; the protein is encoded by the coding sequence ATGCCCGACAGTTCGTACGCCGCCCCCCGTCCTTCTCTGTGCACCGAGGAGGAGGTGATCCTGCTGGTCCACGCCTTCTACGCGCGGGTCCGCGCGGATGCGCAACTTGGGCCGGTGTTCGAGGCGCATGTCGAGGACTGGTCGGCCCACCTGGCGCTGCTGATCGACTTCTGGTCGGCGATGCTGCGCGGGACCCGCCGGTTCCGCGGCGCGCCGGTCCAGCGGCATATGCGATTGGACGGGCTCGACGAGGCGATGTTCGCGCGCTGGCTGGCACTGTTCCGCCAGACCACCGCCGCGTTGGGCAATGCGCCGATGCAGCAGCTGGCCAACGAGATGGCCGAGCGGGTCGCCGCGACGTTCCTGGCGCGCTACCGCGACGCGCGCGGCTGA
- a CDS encoding LacI family DNA-binding transcriptional regulator: protein MTIKGKPTSLDIAHLAGVSQPTVSRALRGHPSVSRDTRERILAIARELNYKVDKNASNLRCQQSGTLALLFFEEPADDAINPFFLSMLGAITRACALRGYDLLISFQQLSSDWHADYEDSHKADGLLLLGYGDYLQARDRLQQLVEQGTRFVRWGAALPGQPGVSIGSDNFQGGRAMAEHLLAQGRRRIAFLGDASARYPEFQERHRGLAAALAEAGLAAGPALQVDAVTSEHSGFEAVRALLARGTPFDAIFAGSDLIAIGAMKALHEHGLRVPDDVAVAGFDDIPLAAFVTPGLSTVQQDTRQAGALLVDTLIAQIEGAPAESQTIPGRLVLRGSTGAPSPTQPRASR, encoded by the coding sequence ATGACGATCAAAGGCAAGCCCACCTCCCTCGATATCGCGCACCTGGCCGGCGTCTCCCAGCCGACGGTCTCGCGCGCGTTGCGCGGGCACCCGTCGGTGAGCCGGGACACGCGCGAACGCATCCTCGCAATCGCCCGCGAGCTCAACTACAAGGTCGACAAGAACGCCTCCAACCTGCGCTGCCAGCAGTCCGGCACACTGGCGCTGCTGTTCTTCGAGGAACCGGCGGACGACGCGATCAACCCGTTCTTCCTGTCGATGCTCGGCGCGATCACCCGCGCATGCGCGCTGCGCGGCTACGACCTGCTGATCTCGTTCCAGCAGCTTTCCAGCGACTGGCATGCCGATTACGAGGACTCCCACAAGGCCGATGGCCTGCTGCTGCTGGGCTACGGCGACTACCTGCAGGCCCGCGACCGGTTACAGCAACTGGTCGAACAGGGCACCCGCTTCGTGCGCTGGGGCGCGGCGCTGCCGGGCCAGCCGGGGGTGTCGATCGGCAGCGATAACTTCCAGGGCGGCCGGGCGATGGCCGAGCACCTGCTCGCGCAGGGGCGCCGGCGCATCGCCTTCCTCGGCGACGCTTCCGCGCGCTATCCGGAGTTCCAGGAGCGCCACCGCGGCCTGGCCGCAGCGCTGGCCGAAGCCGGCCTGGCCGCCGGGCCTGCCTTGCAGGTCGATGCGGTCACCAGCGAACACTCGGGCTTCGAGGCCGTCCGCGCCCTGCTTGCCCGCGGCACGCCATTCGACGCAATCTTCGCCGGCAGCGATCTGATCGCAATCGGCGCGATGAAGGCGCTGCACGAGCACGGCCTGCGGGTGCCCGACGATGTCGCGGTCGCCGGATTCGACGACATCCCGCTGGCCGCGTTCGTGACCCCGGGGCTGTCGACCGTGCAGCAGGACACGCGCCAGGCTGGCGCGCTGCTGGTCGACACGTTGATCGCGCAGATCGAAGGCGCGCCGGCCGAAAGCCAGACGATTCCAGGCCGGTTGGTGCTGCGCGGCTCGACTGGTGCGCCGTCGCCAACTCAGCCGCGCGCGTCGCGGTAG
- the nirK gene encoding copper-containing nitrite reductase, whose protein sequence is MKVLKTSLLAAAIALAASPLLSSPAQAVDAKDLVNATLSDASDLDNLPRQHVELKRPPFVHDHDQVAQGGPKIIQFTLPIVEKEIVIDGQGTTMHAMTFGGSVPGPLMVVHEGDYVELTLVNPSTNSMVHNIDFHAATGALGGGDLTVIQPGEEVVLRWKATRPGTFVYHCAPGGPMTPWHVVSGMQGTVMVLPRDGLKDGDGKPLHYDRAYYVGETDFYVPRDADGNFKSYGSHAEALPDTLATMKSLTPSHIVFNGSVGALTGEQAMTSKVGETVLLVHSQANRDSRPHLIGGHGDYVWEEGKFNNAPLKDLETWFIRGGSAGAALYTFRQPGLYVYLNHNLIEAILLGAAAHIKVEGDTWNHDLMTTPAPAGPIKASTSLALPADK, encoded by the coding sequence ATGAAGGTCCTGAAGACCAGCCTGCTCGCCGCTGCGATCGCCCTCGCAGCCTCCCCACTGCTGTCCAGCCCCGCCCAGGCGGTCGATGCCAAGGACCTCGTCAACGCGACGCTGAGCGACGCCTCGGATCTGGACAACCTGCCGCGCCAGCACGTCGAACTCAAGCGCCCGCCTTTCGTCCACGACCACGACCAGGTTGCCCAGGGCGGCCCCAAGATCATCCAGTTCACGCTGCCCATCGTCGAGAAGGAGATCGTCATCGACGGCCAGGGCACCACGATGCACGCGATGACGTTCGGTGGCTCGGTACCGGGTCCGCTGATGGTCGTGCACGAAGGCGATTATGTCGAACTCACGCTGGTCAATCCTTCGACCAATTCGATGGTGCACAACATCGATTTCCACGCGGCCACCGGCGCGCTGGGCGGCGGCGACCTGACGGTCATCCAGCCCGGTGAGGAAGTGGTGTTGCGCTGGAAGGCCACGCGCCCGGGCACGTTCGTCTATCACTGCGCGCCCGGCGGTCCGATGACGCCCTGGCATGTGGTCTCGGGCATGCAGGGCACGGTGATGGTGCTGCCCCGCGACGGCCTCAAGGACGGCGACGGCAAGCCGCTGCATTACGACCGCGCCTACTATGTCGGCGAGACCGACTTCTACGTCCCGCGCGATGCCGACGGCAACTTCAAGAGCTATGGCTCGCACGCCGAGGCACTGCCCGACACCCTGGCCACGATGAAGAGCCTCACGCCTTCGCATATCGTGTTCAACGGGTCCGTCGGCGCACTGACGGGCGAGCAGGCGATGACCAGCAAGGTCGGTGAAACGGTGCTGCTGGTGCATTCCCAGGCCAACCGCGACAGCCGTCCGCACCTGATCGGTGGCCACGGCGACTATGTCTGGGAGGAAGGCAAGTTCAACAACGCGCCGCTCAAGGACCTGGAGACCTGGTTCATCCGCGGCGGCTCGGCCGGCGCCGCGCTCTACACCTTCCGTCAGCCGGGTCTGTACGTCTACCTCAACCACAACCTGATCGAAGCCATCCTGCTCGGCGCCGCCGCACACATCAAGGTCGAAGGCGACACGTGGAACCATGACCTGATGACCACGCCCGCGCCGGCCGGCCCGATCAAGGCCAGCACGAGCCTCGCGCTGCCTGCTGACAAGTAA
- a CDS encoding MFS transporter, which yields MGNRKPSLSFWQIWNMCFGFLGIQFGFALQNANVSRIFQTLGADMEQVPGLWIAAPLTGLLVQPVIGYFSDRTWTRLGRRRPYFLWGALFSTAALVVMPTSPELWIAAGTLWVLDASLNVSMEPFRAFVGDQLAPRQRPTGYAMQSFFIGVGSVIASALPFVLAKAGVANTAGPGEVPDTVRYAFWFGGAVLLLAVLWTVVRTREYPPEVLRTFDDATPEGALPAADAPVPPAGGGLVWLLVGVAGVAAVAALDLDRMLYVLASLPLGYGLLRLVAARLAPQRMLATIAADLHAMPTTMRQLAVVQFFSWFGLFAMWIYTTAAVAQTHYGSSDPQSAAYNDGANWVGVLFAAYNGFAALAAIVIPWLARRLGLRGAHLVNLMLGALGLLSIAFVDDPRWLLASMVGVGFAWASILSLPYALLSDSLPAEKMGVYMGIFNFFIVIPQLVAVSTLGFLLGRVFDGEPMRVLMLGGASLAIAGLCVLRVSRPRIA from the coding sequence ATGGGCAACCGCAAACCGTCACTGTCGTTCTGGCAGATCTGGAACATGTGCTTCGGCTTTCTGGGCATCCAGTTCGGGTTCGCCCTGCAGAACGCCAACGTCAGCCGCATCTTCCAGACGCTCGGCGCCGACATGGAGCAGGTCCCCGGCCTGTGGATCGCCGCCCCGCTGACCGGCCTGCTGGTGCAGCCGGTGATCGGCTACTTCTCCGACCGCACCTGGACGCGGCTGGGCCGCCGCCGCCCGTACTTCCTGTGGGGCGCGCTGTTCTCGACTGCCGCACTGGTGGTGATGCCGACCTCGCCCGAGTTGTGGATCGCCGCCGGCACGCTGTGGGTACTCGACGCGTCGCTGAACGTGTCGATGGAACCGTTCCGCGCCTTCGTTGGCGACCAATTGGCACCGCGCCAGCGCCCGACCGGCTATGCGATGCAGAGCTTCTTCATCGGCGTCGGCTCGGTGATCGCCAGTGCGCTGCCGTTCGTGCTCGCCAAGGCGGGCGTCGCCAACACCGCCGGGCCCGGTGAAGTGCCCGACACGGTGCGCTATGCGTTCTGGTTCGGCGGCGCGGTGCTGCTGCTGGCCGTGTTGTGGACGGTGGTGCGCACGCGCGAATACCCGCCCGAGGTGCTGCGCACCTTCGACGATGCGACGCCCGAAGGCGCGTTGCCGGCCGCCGACGCGCCGGTGCCGCCGGCGGGCGGCGGGCTCGTCTGGCTGTTGGTCGGCGTGGCTGGCGTCGCCGCGGTGGCTGCGCTCGACCTGGACCGCATGCTCTATGTGCTGGCCAGTCTGCCGCTGGGCTACGGCCTGCTGCGGTTGGTCGCCGCGCGGCTGGCCCCGCAGCGGATGCTGGCCACGATCGCCGCCGACCTGCATGCGATGCCCACGACGATGCGCCAGCTGGCGGTCGTGCAGTTCTTCTCGTGGTTCGGCCTGTTCGCGATGTGGATCTACACCACTGCAGCCGTCGCACAGACCCACTACGGCAGCAGCGATCCGCAGTCGGCGGCCTACAACGACGGTGCCAACTGGGTCGGCGTGTTGTTCGCCGCCTACAACGGCTTCGCCGCGCTGGCCGCGATCGTGATCCCGTGGCTGGCGCGTCGCTTGGGGCTGCGCGGCGCGCATCTGGTCAACCTGATGCTCGGCGCGCTGGGGTTGCTGTCGATCGCATTCGTCGACGACCCGCGCTGGCTGCTCGCCTCGATGGTCGGCGTCGGCTTCGCCTGGGCCTCGATCCTGTCGCTGCCGTATGCGCTGCTGTCCGACAGCCTGCCGGCCGAGAAGATGGGCGTGTACATGGGTATCTTCAATTTCTTCATCGTGATTCCGCAGCTGGTTGCGGTCAGCACGCTGGGATTCCTGCTCGGACGCGTGTTCGATGGCGAGCCGATGCGCGTGCTGATGCTCGGCGGCGCGAGCCTCGCGATCGCAGGGCTGTGCGTGTTGCGGGTCTCGCGTCCGCGCATCGCATGA
- the hemN gene encoding oxygen-independent coproporphyrinogen III oxidase — protein MTTIASACPQDWPFDPDLLRRYDRPGPRYTSYPTAPQFLPGFGEDDFQALARRGNEDPIPRQLSLYVHVPFCRSPCFYCGCNRIITRDEERGQVYLDRLHREIAMVAPLFDADREVVQLHLGGGTPNFLGPGQIAELVERLGTHFRFSQDSARDFSIELDPRFVTPDDIGRLAEIGFNRASLGVQDFDPVVQAAVNRIQSVEQTLEIIEASRRHGMRSLNVDLIYGLPKQTLEGFGRTLDTVMQVRPDRLAIYGYAHLPDMFRPQRQIDSATLPAPEEKLALLGLAVEKLAAAGYRYVGMDHFALPDDELARAQREGGLHRNFMGYTTHAQTDLVGLGVSAISHVGDSFSQNHRGLAEWEAAIDAGMLPIWRGLALGHDDVLRADLIQRLMCQGEIDIGAIERAYALDFAAYFAGELAALAPLQADALVECTPTEIRATSRGRPLLRIIAMCFDRYLQKPSEQPRYSRTI, from the coding sequence ATGACCACCATCGCTTCCGCCTGTCCGCAGGACTGGCCTTTCGACCCGGACCTGCTGCGTCGCTACGACCGGCCCGGGCCCCGGTACACCTCGTACCCGACCGCGCCGCAGTTCCTGCCCGGCTTTGGCGAGGACGACTTCCAGGCGCTCGCGCGGCGCGGTAACGAGGACCCGATCCCGCGCCAGCTGTCGCTGTACGTGCACGTGCCGTTCTGCCGCAGCCCCTGCTTCTACTGCGGCTGCAACCGCATCATCACCCGCGACGAGGAGCGCGGGCAGGTCTACCTGGACCGTCTGCATCGCGAGATCGCGATGGTCGCGCCGCTGTTCGACGCCGATCGTGAGGTGGTGCAACTGCATCTGGGCGGCGGGACGCCGAACTTCCTCGGCCCCGGCCAGATCGCCGAACTGGTCGAACGCCTGGGGACGCACTTCCGGTTCAGCCAGGACTCGGCGCGCGATTTTTCGATCGAGCTCGACCCGCGCTTCGTCACCCCTGACGACATCGGCCGCCTGGCCGAGATCGGCTTCAACCGCGCCAGTCTCGGGGTGCAGGATTTCGACCCGGTCGTGCAGGCGGCGGTCAACCGCATCCAGAGCGTCGAGCAAACCTTGGAGATCATCGAGGCCAGCCGTCGCCATGGCATGCGCTCGCTCAACGTCGACCTGATCTACGGCCTGCCCAAGCAGACGCTTGAGGGCTTCGGCCGCACGCTCGACACCGTGATGCAGGTACGCCCAGACCGGCTCGCGATCTACGGCTATGCGCACCTGCCGGACATGTTCCGACCACAGCGCCAGATCGATTCCGCCACGCTGCCGGCGCCCGAGGAGAAGCTTGCGCTGTTGGGCCTGGCGGTCGAGAAGCTCGCGGCGGCCGGCTACCGCTACGTCGGCATGGACCACTTCGCACTGCCCGACGACGAACTGGCGCGGGCCCAGCGCGAGGGCGGGCTACACCGCAACTTCATGGGCTACACCACGCACGCGCAGACCGATCTGGTGGGCCTGGGCGTGAGCGCGATCAGCCATGTCGGCGACAGTTTTTCTCAGAACCACCGCGGCCTGGCCGAGTGGGAAGCGGCGATCGACGCGGGCATGCTGCCGATCTGGCGCGGCCTGGCGCTCGGGCACGACGACGTGCTGCGCGCCGACCTCATCCAGCGGTTGATGTGCCAGGGCGAGATCGACATCGGCGCGATCGAGCGCGCCTACGCGCTCGACTTCGCGGCCTACTTCGCTGGAGAACTGGCGGCGCTGGCGCCACTGCAGGCCGATGCGCTAGTCGAGTGCACGCCCACGGAGATCCGGGCCACGTCCAGAGGTCGGCCGTTGCTGCGTATCATCGCGATGTGTTTCGACCGGTACCTGCAAAAGCCGAGTGAGCAGCCTCGCTATTCCCGCACGATCTGA
- the infC gene encoding translation initiation factor IF-3 — translation MFHFGDCSISTPDKQNRRNQDIRVPRVRVIGSDGEMIGVLSRDDALRAAEEEGLDLVEIQPNADPPVCKIMDFGKFKFEAQKKANEAKKKTKQVEIKELKFRPVTDEGDYQIKLRKMRGFLEEGDKIKVNIRFRGREMSHQELGREMAARIEADLGEDIVIESRPRLEGRQMVMMIAPKKR, via the coding sequence ATGTTCCATTTCGGAGATTGCAGTATTAGCACCCCTGACAAGCAGAATCGGCGCAACCAGGATATCCGCGTACCCCGTGTGCGCGTGATCGGTTCGGACGGAGAAATGATTGGCGTGCTCTCGCGCGACGATGCATTGCGCGCCGCCGAGGAGGAGGGACTCGACCTCGTTGAGATCCAGCCCAATGCGGACCCGCCGGTCTGCAAGATCATGGACTTCGGCAAGTTCAAGTTCGAAGCCCAGAAAAAGGCCAACGAGGCCAAGAAGAAGACCAAGCAGGTCGAGATCAAGGAGCTGAAGTTCCGGCCGGTCACCGACGAGGGCGACTACCAGATCAAGCTGCGCAAGATGCGGGGCTTCCTGGAGGAGGGCGACAAGATCAAGGTCAACATCCGCTTCCGTGGCCGCGAGATGAGCCATCAGGAGCTGGGCCGCGAGATGGCGGCGCGGATCGAGGCCGACCTGGGCGAGGACATCGTCATCGAGTCGCGGCCGCGCCTGGAAGGCCGGCAGATGGTGATGATGATCGCGCCGAAGAAGCGCTGA
- a CDS encoding alpha-amylase family glycosyl hydrolase has translation MPRTPTVLLTALLCAGCSHVATHDAPGASETTGLYGTLEPFAEHAVYFVVTDRFVNGDPSNDHRDQGGAHRTFDIPVRCPDGIDGNIGYLGGDFRGVLDNAGYIRAMGFGAVWITPIVDNPDEAFTGGDPITCNSTLSDRGKTGYHGYWGTNFYTLDEHLPSADLDFRGFTDGMRAAGLKTVLDIVGNHGSPSWTMPTAQPGFGQIFDAQGRLVADHQNLPPQQLDPAGNPLHAFYSNVGPVDAKTGSIFDGNLAQLSDFDAANPAVMDYLAGAYLQWIDQGADAFRVDTIAWMPHAFWREFAERIRARHPGFFMFGEAFEFDANRIAEHTWPANGGISVLDFPMKQAMDEVFAKGAGFERLAPSLHLEGGPYANPYELTTFYDNHDMPRMDASDAGFIDAHNWLFTARGIPVIYYGSETGFMRGRAEHAGNRAYFGQARVDAAAAHPIHAALTRVANLRRTTPALQRGLQLDLGLEGDHAAFYRVLDVEGSAQIALVLLNKGEAPWQAEVTRWLEPGTWRDALDGGTHAVTNRLSATVPAHGLRVFVLDAAPRRADLRARLRQAMDGRLGGPR, from the coding sequence ATGCCGCGAACCCCCACCGTCCTGCTCACCGCGCTGCTGTGCGCCGGCTGCAGCCACGTCGCGACCCACGATGCGCCAGGAGCATCTGAAACCACAGGTCTGTACGGCACGCTCGAGCCGTTCGCCGAGCACGCGGTGTACTTCGTCGTCACCGACCGCTTCGTCAACGGCGATCCGAGCAACGACCACCGCGACCAGGGCGGGGCGCATCGCACCTTCGACATCCCGGTGCGGTGTCCGGACGGCATCGACGGCAACATCGGCTACCTCGGCGGCGACTTCCGCGGCGTGCTCGACAACGCCGGCTACATCCGCGCCATGGGCTTTGGCGCGGTGTGGATCACGCCGATCGTCGACAACCCTGACGAGGCGTTCACGGGTGGTGACCCGATCACCTGCAACAGCACGCTCAGCGACCGCGGCAAGACCGGCTACCACGGCTACTGGGGCACGAACTTCTACACGCTCGACGAACACCTGCCCAGCGCCGATCTCGACTTCCGCGGTTTCACCGACGGCATGCGCGCCGCGGGCCTGAAGACCGTGCTCGACATCGTCGGCAACCACGGCTCGCCGTCGTGGACGATGCCCACCGCGCAGCCCGGCTTCGGCCAGATCTTCGATGCGCAGGGTAGGCTGGTCGCCGACCACCAGAACCTGCCGCCGCAGCAACTCGACCCGGCGGGCAATCCGCTGCATGCGTTCTACAGCAACGTCGGCCCGGTCGACGCGAAGACCGGGTCGATCTTCGATGGCAACCTCGCCCAGCTCAGCGATTTCGATGCCGCGAACCCGGCGGTCATGGATTACCTGGCCGGCGCCTACCTGCAGTGGATCGATCAGGGCGCGGATGCCTTCCGGGTCGACACCATCGCCTGGATGCCGCATGCGTTCTGGCGCGAATTCGCCGAGCGCATCCGCGCCCGGCATCCAGGCTTCTTCATGTTCGGCGAGGCGTTCGAGTTCGATGCCAATCGGATCGCCGAGCACACCTGGCCCGCCAACGGCGGTATCAGCGTGCTGGATTTCCCGATGAAGCAGGCGATGGACGAGGTCTTCGCCAAGGGCGCCGGCTTCGAGCGCCTGGCGCCATCGCTGCATCTGGAAGGCGGGCCGTACGCGAATCCGTACGAGCTGACGACGTTCTACGACAACCACGATATGCCGCGTATGGACGCCAGCGATGCCGGCTTCATCGACGCGCACAACTGGCTGTTCACCGCGCGCGGCATCCCGGTGATCTACTACGGCTCGGAGACCGGTTTCATGCGCGGCCGCGCCGAGCACGCCGGCAACCGCGCCTACTTCGGCCAGGCGCGCGTCGATGCCGCCGCCGCGCATCCGATCCACGCCGCACTGACCCGGGTCGCGAACCTGCGTCGCACGACTCCGGCGTTGCAGCGCGGGCTGCAGCTCGATCTCGGGCTCGAGGGCGATCATGCCGCGTTCTACCGCGTGCTCGATGTCGAGGGCAGCGCGCAGATTGCGCTGGTGTTGCTCAACAAGGGCGAGGCGCCGTGGCAGGCCGAGGTGACGCGGTGGCTCGAGCCGGGGACCTGGCGCGACGCGCTCGACGGCGGCACGCATGCGGTGACCAACCGGCTGTCGGCCACCGTGCCCGCGCACGGGCTGCGGGTCTTCGTGCTCGACGCGGCGCCGCGGCGTGCCGACCTGCGCGCCCGTTTGCGGCAGGCGATGGACGGCCGGCTAGGCGGGCCGCGCTGA
- the thrS gene encoding threonine--tRNA ligase, which yields MITITLPDGSRREFEHPVTVMQVAQSIGPGLAKATVAGKVDGRQVDASDLIDHDASLQILTPKDPEGVEIIRHSCAHLVGHAVKQLYPEVKMVIGPVIDEGFYYDVYSERPFTPEDLAAIEKRMGELIDTEYDVIKKMTPRAEVIETFRARGEDYKLRLIDDMSPDITEMGLYFHQEYVDMCRGPHVPNTRFLKAFKLTRISGAYWRGDSKNEQLQRIYGTAWADTKQLKAYIQRIEEAEKRDHRRIGKAQDLFHLQEEAPGLVFWHPKGWALWQVVEQYMRRVYRDSGYGEVRCPQILDVSLWQKSGHWDNYKDNMFFTESEKRTYAVKPMNCPGHVQVFNQGLHSYRDLPIRYGEFGSCHRNEPSGALHGILRVRGFTQDDGHVFCTEAQIESEVTAFHQQALAVYKHFGFDEIQIKIALRPESRLGDDATWDKAEAALRNALSACGVAWEELPGEGAFYGPKIEYHLKDAIGRTWQLGTMQVDFMMPGRLGAEYVDEQSQRRTPVMLHRAIVGSMERFIGILIEHHAGQFPAWLAPVQAVVMNITDAQADFVEEVRKSLANQGVRVEADLRNEKIGYKIREHTLQRVPYLLVVGDREKENGAVAVRTRSGEDLGTMPVGDFVSRLRAEPVSA from the coding sequence ATGATCACCATCACGCTTCCCGACGGCAGCCGCCGCGAGTTCGAACACCCCGTCACGGTCATGCAGGTCGCCCAGTCGATCGGCCCGGGCCTGGCCAAGGCCACGGTCGCCGGCAAGGTCGACGGCCGCCAGGTCGACGCCTCCGATCTGATCGACCACGACGCCTCGCTGCAGATCCTCACCCCCAAGGACCCGGAGGGCGTGGAGATCATCCGTCACTCCTGCGCGCACCTGGTCGGACACGCGGTCAAGCAGCTCTACCCCGAGGTCAAGATGGTCATCGGCCCGGTGATCGACGAAGGCTTCTACTACGACGTCTACAGCGAGCGGCCGTTCACGCCCGAGGATCTGGCGGCGATCGAGAAGCGCATGGGCGAGCTGATCGACACCGAGTACGACGTGATCAAAAAGATGACCCCGCGTGCGGAGGTCATCGAGACGTTCCGCGCGCGCGGCGAGGACTACAAGCTGCGGCTGATCGACGACATGAGCCCGGACATCACCGAGATGGGCCTGTACTTCCATCAGGAATATGTCGACATGTGTCGCGGCCCGCACGTGCCCAACACGCGCTTCCTCAAGGCGTTCAAGCTCACGCGCATCTCCGGCGCGTACTGGCGCGGCGATTCGAAGAACGAGCAGCTCCAGCGCATCTACGGCACGGCCTGGGCCGACACCAAGCAGCTCAAGGCCTACATCCAGCGCATCGAGGAAGCCGAGAAGCGCGACCACCGGCGCATCGGCAAGGCGCAGGACCTGTTCCACCTGCAGGAGGAAGCGCCGGGCCTGGTGTTCTGGCACCCCAAGGGCTGGGCGCTGTGGCAGGTGGTCGAGCAGTACATGCGCCGGGTCTACCGCGACAGCGGTTACGGCGAGGTGCGCTGCCCGCAGATCCTCGATGTCTCGCTGTGGCAGAAGTCCGGCCACTGGGACAACTACAAGGACAACATGTTCTTCACCGAGTCCGAGAAGCGGACCTATGCGGTGAAGCCGATGAACTGCCCCGGCCACGTGCAGGTCTTCAACCAGGGCCTGCACAGCTACCGCGACCTGCCGATCCGCTATGGCGAATTCGGGTCGTGCCATCGCAACGAGCCTTCGGGCGCGCTGCACGGCATCCTGCGCGTGCGCGGCTTCACCCAGGACGACGGCCACGTGTTCTGCACCGAGGCGCAGATCGAGTCGGAGGTGACGGCGTTCCACCAGCAGGCGCTGGCGGTGTACAAGCACTTCGGCTTCGACGAGATCCAGATCAAGATCGCGCTGCGGCCCGAGTCGCGGCTCGGCGACGACGCGACCTGGGACAAGGCCGAGGCCGCGCTGCGCAATGCGTTGTCGGCCTGCGGCGTGGCCTGGGAGGAGTTGCCGGGCGAGGGTGCGTTCTACGGCCCGAAGATCGAGTACCACCTCAAGGACGCCATCGGCCGGACTTGGCAGTTGGGCACCATGCAGGTCGATTTCATGATGCCCGGGCGCCTGGGCGCGGAGTACGTCGATGAGCAGAGCCAGCGCCGCACCCCGGTCATGCTGCACCGGGCGATCGTCGGTTCGATGGAGCGTTTCATCGGCATTCTGATCGAGCACCACGCCGGGCAGTTCCCCGCCTGGCTGGCCCCGGTGCAGGCGGTGGTGATGAACATCACAGACGCCCAGGCCGACTTCGTCGAGGAGGTGCGGAAATCCCTTGCGAATCAAGGTGTCCGGGTCGAGGCCGATTTGCGGAACGAGAAAATCGGCTATAAGATCCGCGAGCACACGCTGCAGCGGGTGCCGTATCTGCTCGTGGTCGGGGACCGCGAGAAGGAAAACGGCGCAGTCGCGGTTCGGACGCGGTCCGGGGAAGATCTGGGCACGATGCCGGTCGGCGATTTCGTTTCGCGCCTCCGTGCGGAGCCGGTGTCAGCATGA
- the azu gene encoding azurin, with protein MNTRTMLLGLALLGAAGTAHATPNCKVSLKGNDQMQFDQRTATVSASCRTVTIELAHVGNLPVTAMGHNVVLTATPDADAVARDGIKAGAAADYIQAGDKRVLAHTKLVGGGQTATITLPGSALKAGGDYTYFCSFPGHSAIMRGKLVVQP; from the coding sequence ATGAACACCCGTACGATGCTGCTCGGCCTCGCCCTCCTCGGCGCCGCCGGCACGGCCCACGCGACCCCGAACTGCAAGGTCAGCCTGAAGGGCAACGACCAGATGCAGTTCGACCAGCGAACCGCGACGGTGTCGGCAAGCTGCCGCACGGTCACGATCGAACTGGCCCACGTCGGCAACCTGCCGGTCACGGCCATGGGCCATAACGTGGTCCTGACCGCGACCCCGGACGCCGATGCCGTCGCCCGCGACGGCATCAAGGCCGGCGCTGCGGCCGACTACATCCAGGCCGGCGACAAGCGCGTGCTGGCGCACACCAAGCTGGTCGGTGGCGGCCAGACGGCCACGATCACCCTGCCCGGCTCGGCGCTCAAGGCCGGTGGCGACTACACCTACTTCTGCTCCTTCCCGGGCCACTCGGCAATCATGCGCGGCAAGCTGGTTGTCCAGCCCTGA
- a CDS encoding SirB2 family protein produces MIEFYPQIKHAHMDLALTSGALFALRGAALLAGMRWPKAASVRYTSYTIDTALLTAAILLLTLLPGALYANGWLATKVVLIVVYVVLGMLAFGDKRPRRARIMFYAAALLTFGQIYGIARAHHPLGLLSLL; encoded by the coding sequence ATGATCGAGTTCTACCCGCAGATCAAGCACGCGCATATGGATCTGGCGTTGACCAGCGGCGCACTGTTCGCGCTACGGGGGGCTGCCCTGCTTGCCGGCATGCGCTGGCCGAAGGCGGCCAGCGTGCGCTACACCAGCTACACGATCGATACCGCGTTGCTGACTGCGGCGATACTGCTGCTGACTCTCTTGCCCGGCGCGCTCTATGCCAACGGCTGGCTGGCGACCAAGGTGGTATTGATCGTGGTCTATGTCGTGCTGGGCATGTTGGCCTTCGGCGACAAGCGGCCGCGGCGCGCACGGATCATGTTCTATGCCGCCGCGTTGCTGACGTTCGGGCAGATTTACGGCATCGCCCGTGCGCATCACCCGCTGGGGCTCCTTTCCTTGCTCTGA